Proteins from one Ananas comosus cultivar F153 unplaced genomic scaffold, ASM154086v1, whole genome shotgun sequence genomic window:
- the LOC109704457 gene encoding uncharacterized protein LOC109704457, whose amino-acid sequence MQRQEEHIKSLQDLMSRQATTAVPGSQDVPVSEAPTIVPPIPPTVSPVVSGISDSDLTATEAGRVRFVKVLEAFMRFNPPIFDGKEADSWVLETWFTAMEALFEDIYTLERDKVPLAAHCFEKDAQIWWQKTKKKRASYLPPLTWEEFREMLFMEYFPDSDKRKMKKDFRKLRQENRSVQEYEREFTHLVNCVPGMVHTDRDRAEYFERGLRPDIFRTVNALKLKTFEEVLD is encoded by the coding sequence ATGCAGAGACAGGAGGAGCATATAAAGAGTTTACAGGATCTAATGTCGCGACAGGCGACAACAGCAGTACCTGGGAGTCAGGATGTACCTGTATCTGAGGCGCCGACGATCGTGCCTCCTATTCCGCCGACTGTATCTCCAGTGGTTTCTGGGATCTCTGATTCTGACTTGACTGCGACAGAGGCCGGGCGCGTGCGATTTGTAAAGGTACTCGAGGCATTTATGCGATTTAATCCGCCTATATTTGACGGGAAAGAAGCAGATTCGTGGGTATTGGAGACATGGTTTACAGCGATGGAGGCATTATTTGAGGACATTTACACTCTGGAAAGGGACAAGGTTCCGTTGGCAGCGCACTGTTTTGAGAAGGATGCTCAAATTTGGTGGCAAAAGACCAAGAAGAAGCGGGCATCATACCTACCACCGCTTacttgggaggagttccgaGAGATGTTATTCATGGAGTACTTTCCCGACAGCgataaaaggaaaatgaaaaaagacttccgcaagttgagacaggaaAACCGTTCGGTACAAGAGTACGAACGGGAGTTTACTCATTTGGTGAACTGTGTACCTGGTATGGTTCATACGGATCGAGATCGGGCGGAGTACTttgagcgagggttgcgacctgACATATTCAGGACAGTCAATGCTCTGAAGTTAAAGACATTTGAGGAGGTCCTGGATTGA